In one window of Nakamurella sp. PAMC28650 DNA:
- the lexA gene encoding transcriptional repressor LexA, giving the protein MRQRKVLEVIRDSVQRRGYPPSVREIGEAVGLKSPSSVAHQLGVLQRKGLLRKDPNRPRAVDVRSADEMADDNAGHPTPAYVPVVGRIAAGGPILAEQAIEDIFPLPRDLVGEGTLFLLRVVGDSMVEAAITDGDWVVIRQQPVAENGDIVAAMIDGEATVKTYKRKDDGHLWLMPHNAAYSPIPGDDAVILGRVVAVLRKI; this is encoded by the coding sequence ATGCGGCAACGCAAGGTGCTGGAGGTCATCCGGGACTCGGTCCAGCGTCGTGGCTACCCGCCCAGCGTCCGCGAGATCGGTGAGGCGGTCGGTCTCAAGTCGCCGTCATCGGTCGCGCACCAGCTGGGCGTGCTGCAGCGCAAGGGATTGCTGCGCAAGGATCCGAACCGGCCGCGGGCCGTGGACGTGCGGTCGGCCGACGAGATGGCCGACGACAACGCGGGCCACCCGACGCCGGCCTACGTGCCGGTGGTCGGACGGATCGCGGCCGGTGGGCCGATCCTGGCCGAGCAGGCCATCGAGGACATCTTCCCGCTGCCGCGTGATCTGGTCGGCGAGGGCACCCTGTTCCTCCTGCGGGTGGTCGGCGACTCCATGGTCGAGGCGGCCATCACCGATGGCGACTGGGTGGTCATCCGCCAGCAGCCCGTGGCCGAGAACGGCGACATCGTCGCCGCGATGATCGATGGGGAGGCGACCGTCAAGACCTACAAGCGCAAGGACGACGGCCATCTCTGGCTGATGCCGCACAATGCTGCGTACTCGCCCATCCCCGGTGACGACGCGGTCATCCTGGGCCGGGTCGTTGCGGTGCTCAGGAAGATCTGA
- a CDS encoding LysM peptidoglycan-binding domain-containing protein yields the protein MATHTFMLDSGADADAPDACSSGTLRAVSGSRTAPRTAAGQKAAQRRRARVAGVRRPASGVLPSGNRTGAVVTADRGDQIADREFAPGRWARLVTTVSLASAAIIVTVFVVSAGATQSITDVTVRSGDSLWSIAQQAEPGADPRSVVEQVKKMNALDGDAVMIGAVLKVPTAGR from the coding sequence ATGGCCACTCACACCTTCATGCTGGACTCCGGCGCTGACGCCGACGCTCCGGACGCATGCTCGTCGGGGACTCTCCGCGCCGTCTCCGGTTCCCGCACCGCCCCTCGCACGGCCGCCGGCCAGAAGGCCGCACAACGGCGGAGGGCCAGGGTGGCCGGGGTGCGCCGTCCCGCGTCGGGGGTACTGCCCTCGGGCAACCGCACCGGCGCCGTCGTGACGGCCGACCGCGGCGATCAGATTGCCGACCGCGAGTTCGCACCGGGCCGGTGGGCCCGGCTGGTGACCACCGTGTCGCTCGCCTCTGCCGCGATCATCGTGACGGTGTTCGTGGTGTCCGCCGGCGCCACGCAGAGCATCACCGACGTCACCGTCCGGTCCGGCGACTCCCTGTGGTCGATTGCGCAGCAGGCCGAACCCGGCGCCGACCCGCGGTCGGTGGTCGAGCAGGTCAAGAAGATGAACGCGCTCGACGGTGACGCTGTGATGATCGGTGCCGTACTGAAAGTTCCGACCGCCGGCCGCTGA
- the nrdR gene encoding transcriptional regulator NrdR, with protein sequence MRCPFCRHPDSRVIDSREVEDGQAIRRRRSCPECSRRFTTVEEAVLAVVKRSGVTEPFSRAKVVLGVRRACQGRPVDEDALALLAQQVEEAIRATGAAEVPSQEVGLAILGPLMQLDEVAYLRFASVYRSFESAADFAAEIERLKTVPSD encoded by the coding sequence ATGCGGTGCCCGTTCTGTCGTCATCCAGATTCCAGGGTGATCGATTCCCGAGAAGTCGAGGACGGCCAGGCCATCCGGCGGCGCCGATCGTGCCCGGAGTGTTCCCGGCGCTTCACCACGGTCGAGGAAGCCGTCCTCGCGGTCGTCAAGCGGAGCGGTGTCACCGAGCCGTTCAGCCGCGCGAAGGTCGTGCTCGGCGTTCGCCGTGCCTGCCAGGGGAGGCCGGTCGACGAAGATGCGCTGGCTCTGCTCGCCCAGCAGGTCGAGGAGGCCATCAGGGCCACCGGTGCAGCCGAGGTGCCCAGCCAGGAGGTCGGCCTCGCCATCCTCGGTCCGCTGATGCAGCTCGACGAGGTGGCCTACCTGCGGTTCGCCTCCGTCTACCGGTCATTCGAATCGGCAGCCGACTTCGCCGCCGAGATCGAGCGGCTCAAGACGGTCCCGAGCGACTGA
- a CDS encoding vitamin B12-dependent ribonucleotide reductase produces MTETLGSSTGSATNGSTAGSAAASAKIRRTKPDGSPGLRVERLYTTARVHPYDEVIWERRDVVLTNWRDGTINFEQRGVEFPSTWSINATNIVTSKYFRGAVGTPQREVSLKQIIDRVVTAYTNSGRQNGYFATGADEEIFSHELTWMLLHQVFAFNSPVWFNVGTSSPQQVSACFILAVDDTMDAILNWYREEGLIFKGGSGAGLNLSRIRSSKELLSSGGTASGPVSFMRGADASAGTIKSGGATRRAAKMVVLDIDHPDIVEFVDTKVKEERKIRALRDAGFDMDLGGEDIVSVQYQNANNSVRVSDEFMRAVESGSEFGLRARSTGEVIETIDARELFTKVNTAAWACADPGIQYDDIINDWHTSPESGRINASNPCSEYMHLDNSSCNLASLNLMKFLSDDGVFDAAKFAKAVEFVITAMDISICFADFPTEPIAETTRAFRQLGLGYANLGALLMATGHAYDSEGGRSLAAAITSLMNGTAYKRSAELAGIVGQYDGYARNADAHKRVIRKHAAANDQIRTYGGNDATTLKLATSVWAETITTGEKNGYRNAQATVLAPTGTIGLMMDCDTTGIEPDLALVKFKKLVGGGSMQIVNQTVPRALASLGYQAEQVEAIVEFIAQHGHVMGAPGLKNVHYSVFDCAMGEQFIAPMGHVRMMAAVQPFISGAISKTVNMPEDATVDDVAEIYLQGWKMGLKALAIYRDNCKVGQPLSASSKNKDSADNAAKAAESASAAPASHVPVRRRLPKKRPSQTVSFTVGGAEGYLTTGSYPDDGLGEVFIKLGKQGSTLAGVMDAFSIAVSVGLQYGIPLESYVAKFTNLRFEPAGMTDDPDVRIATSVMDYLFRRIALDYLPVDARAELGIFSAEERTAQVSSAYASYDLVDAAGTADVVEEMRSSVDATPVVRPAVESGKPADLAGRRAGSSTELLEMVIGKSADAPLCFTCGTKMRPSGACYVCEGCGSTSGCS; encoded by the coding sequence ATGACCGAGACCCTCGGTAGTTCAACCGGATCCGCCACCAACGGTTCGACGGCAGGCTCCGCAGCCGCCTCGGCCAAGATCAGGCGGACCAAGCCCGACGGCTCGCCGGGACTCCGGGTGGAGCGTCTGTACACCACCGCCAGAGTGCATCCCTACGACGAGGTGATCTGGGAGCGTCGCGACGTCGTGCTGACCAACTGGCGTGACGGCACCATCAACTTCGAGCAGCGCGGCGTCGAGTTCCCGTCGACGTGGTCGATCAACGCCACCAACATCGTCACCAGCAAGTATTTCCGCGGTGCGGTCGGTACTCCGCAGCGGGAGGTCAGCCTGAAGCAGATCATCGACCGGGTCGTCACCGCCTACACCAACTCGGGGCGGCAGAACGGCTACTTCGCCACCGGCGCGGACGAGGAGATCTTCTCCCACGAGCTCACCTGGATGCTGCTGCATCAAGTCTTCGCGTTCAACTCCCCGGTGTGGTTCAACGTCGGAACCTCGTCGCCGCAACAGGTGTCGGCCTGCTTCATCCTGGCCGTCGACGACACCATGGACGCCATCCTGAACTGGTACCGCGAAGAGGGCCTGATCTTCAAGGGTGGCTCGGGCGCCGGCCTCAACCTGTCCCGCATCCGTTCGTCCAAGGAACTGCTGTCCTCCGGTGGTACCGCTTCGGGTCCGGTTTCCTTCATGCGCGGGGCCGATGCCTCGGCTGGCACCATCAAGTCCGGTGGGGCGACCCGCCGTGCGGCGAAGATGGTGGTGCTGGACATCGACCACCCGGACATCGTCGAGTTCGTCGACACCAAGGTGAAGGAGGAGCGCAAGATCCGCGCCCTCCGCGATGCCGGGTTCGACATGGATCTCGGCGGCGAGGACATCGTCTCCGTGCAGTACCAGAACGCCAACAACTCGGTCCGGGTGTCCGACGAATTCATGCGTGCCGTCGAGTCCGGCTCGGAGTTCGGCCTGCGGGCCCGCTCCACCGGCGAGGTCATCGAGACCATCGACGCACGCGAGCTGTTCACCAAGGTCAACACCGCCGCGTGGGCCTGCGCGGACCCGGGGATCCAGTACGACGACATCATCAACGACTGGCACACCTCGCCCGAGTCCGGCCGTATCAATGCGTCCAATCCGTGCTCGGAGTACATGCACCTGGACAACTCCTCGTGCAACCTGGCCTCGCTCAACCTGATGAAATTCCTGTCCGACGACGGGGTGTTCGATGCCGCGAAGTTCGCCAAGGCCGTCGAATTCGTCATCACCGCCATGGACATCTCGATCTGCTTCGCCGACTTCCCGACCGAGCCGATCGCCGAGACCACCAGGGCTTTCCGGCAGCTGGGTCTCGGTTACGCCAACCTCGGCGCCCTCCTGATGGCCACCGGTCACGCCTACGACTCCGAAGGTGGCCGTTCGCTGGCCGCCGCCATCACGTCGCTGATGAACGGCACCGCCTACAAGCGCAGTGCCGAGCTCGCCGGGATCGTGGGTCAGTACGACGGCTACGCGCGCAACGCCGATGCGCACAAGCGCGTCATCCGCAAGCACGCCGCGGCCAACGACCAGATCCGCACCTACGGCGGGAACGACGCGACCACGTTGAAACTGGCCACCTCGGTGTGGGCCGAGACCATCACCACCGGCGAGAAGAACGGCTACCGCAACGCGCAGGCCACGGTGCTGGCCCCGACCGGCACCATCGGCCTGATGATGGACTGCGACACCACCGGCATCGAACCGGATCTCGCGCTGGTCAAGTTCAAGAAGCTGGTCGGTGGGGGGTCCATGCAGATCGTCAACCAGACGGTCCCGCGTGCCCTGGCCTCGCTCGGTTACCAGGCCGAGCAGGTCGAGGCCATCGTCGAGTTCATCGCCCAGCACGGACACGTGATGGGCGCGCCCGGTCTGAAGAACGTCCACTACTCGGTCTTCGACTGCGCCATGGGCGAGCAGTTCATCGCGCCGATGGGCCACGTCCGGATGATGGCGGCGGTGCAGCCGTTCATCTCCGGCGCCATCTCCAAGACGGTCAACATGCCCGAGGACGCCACCGTCGACGACGTCGCCGAGATCTACCTGCAGGGCTGGAAGATGGGCCTCAAGGCCCTCGCCATCTACCGCGACAACTGCAAGGTCGGGCAGCCGCTGTCCGCCTCGAGCAAGAACAAGGATTCGGCGGACAACGCAGCCAAGGCGGCCGAATCCGCTTCGGCAGCACCTGCCTCGCACGTCCCGGTGCGTCGGCGCCTGCCGAAGAAGCGTCCCTCGCAGACGGTCTCGTTCACCGTCGGCGGGGCCGAGGGCTACCTGACCACCGGTTCGTACCCCGACGACGGCCTCGGCGAAGTCTTCATCAAGCTCGGCAAGCAGGGCTCCACCCTGGCCGGCGTGATGGACGCCTTCTCCATCGCGGTGTCGGTGGGACTCCAATACGGCATCCCGTTGGAGTCCTACGTCGCGAAGTTCACCAACCTGCGCTTCGAGCCGGCCGGTATGACCGACGATCCCGATGTCCGCATCGCCACCTCGGTGATGGACTACCTGTTCCGCCGGATCGCCCTCGACTACCTGCCGGTCGACGCGCGTGCCGAGCTGGGCATCTTCTCCGCCGAGGAGCGCACCGCCCAGGTCTCCAGTGCCTACGCGTCCTACGACCTGGTCGACGCGGCCGGGACGGCCGACGTCGTCGAGGAGATGCGGTCCTCGGTCGACGCCACCCCTGTGGTGCGGCCCGCCGTCGAGAGCGGGAAGCCAGCCGATCTGGCCGGACGCCGGGCCGGTTCCTCCACCGAGCTGCTGGAAATGGTCATCGGCAAGTCCGCCGATGCCCCGCTCTGCTTCACCTGCGGCACGAAGATGCGCCCGTCGGGAGCCTGCTACGTGTGCGAGGGCTGCGGCTCGACCTCCGGCTGCAGCTGA
- a CDS encoding substrate-binding and VWA domain-containing protein, with amino-acid sequence MAGRSKAPFIAAAVAGVVLIAGIRYFSTRDSSPSATPPAGAGSSSSTAAPTRPGCTAVNVGASSEKAALMASIATSYAASGRKVAGACYDIVVRSLASGTGEANLAAGWNEASDGPAPDVWTPAASTWVTLLRSDLTAKDRPGIVPAESTSVTSTPLVLAMPKPMAQALGWPTASLGWSDVLGLVQAKDGWASKGHREWGAFSLGKTNPNVSTSGLAATIGALVAATGKSSDLTTADLKDPKVRNYVQAVEHSVVHYGDTTLTYLSNLQRADDAGAALNYLSAVAVEEKSVLDYDAGNPSGDPATLGRHAPPKVPLVAVYPKEGTLYSDSPYVVLDAPWSTPLKQAGANDFLTYLLAPEQQKIFTDANFRTFDHQAGAPITASSSVLAAGVKVALNPPGSAVLTGVRALWSELRKRARVLMLLDVSGSMQEDAGSSGQSKLDLAKQAAAAALGQLSDTDQVGLWTFTTAMATPATIYSEDVPIQPLAKDRKELASALQGLQPQNGTPLYAAIRLATKYMNGSAAPDLINAVVVLTDGKNEYTDDNLDSLVADLGSSATENGVRVFSIAYGADADLDVLKKISQASRAAAYDARRPESITKVFGDVLSNF; translated from the coding sequence TTGGCAGGCAGGAGCAAGGCACCGTTCATCGCCGCGGCCGTCGCCGGGGTGGTACTGATCGCCGGCATCCGGTATTTCAGCACCCGCGACAGCAGTCCCTCGGCGACGCCGCCGGCTGGTGCCGGCTCGTCGTCCTCCACTGCTGCGCCGACCCGCCCGGGCTGCACGGCGGTGAATGTCGGCGCGTCGAGCGAGAAGGCCGCGCTGATGGCGTCGATCGCGACCTCGTACGCGGCCTCCGGCCGCAAGGTCGCCGGTGCCTGCTACGACATCGTGGTGAGGTCCTTGGCCTCCGGGACCGGTGAGGCGAACCTGGCCGCCGGATGGAACGAGGCGTCGGACGGACCTGCTCCGGACGTGTGGACGCCGGCCGCGTCGACGTGGGTCACCCTGCTGCGCAGCGATCTCACCGCCAAGGACCGGCCGGGCATCGTGCCCGCCGAATCCACATCGGTGACCTCCACGCCCCTGGTCCTGGCCATGCCGAAGCCGATGGCGCAGGCCCTCGGGTGGCCGACCGCGTCGCTGGGCTGGTCGGACGTCCTCGGACTGGTGCAGGCCAAGGACGGCTGGGCCTCGAAGGGTCACCGCGAGTGGGGCGCCTTCAGTCTCGGGAAGACCAACCCGAACGTCTCCACCTCCGGCTTGGCGGCCACCATCGGAGCACTGGTGGCGGCCACCGGCAAGTCCTCGGACCTGACCACCGCCGACCTGAAGGACCCCAAGGTCCGCAACTACGTCCAGGCGGTCGAGCACTCGGTGGTGCACTACGGGGACACCACCCTGACCTACCTGTCCAACCTGCAGCGGGCCGACGACGCCGGCGCTGCGCTGAACTATCTGTCCGCGGTCGCCGTGGAGGAGAAGTCGGTCTTGGATTACGACGCGGGCAACCCCAGCGGTGATCCGGCGACGCTCGGCAGACATGCGCCCCCCAAGGTCCCCCTGGTGGCGGTCTACCCGAAGGAGGGCACGCTTTACAGCGACAGCCCCTACGTCGTGCTCGACGCACCGTGGTCCACCCCGCTGAAGCAGGCCGGTGCCAACGACTTCCTCACCTACCTGCTGGCACCGGAGCAGCAGAAGATCTTCACGGACGCCAACTTCCGCACCTTCGACCACCAGGCGGGGGCGCCGATCACGGCGAGCAGTTCCGTCCTCGCGGCCGGGGTGAAGGTGGCGCTGAACCCACCTGGTTCGGCCGTGCTGACCGGGGTCCGTGCCTTGTGGAGCGAACTGCGCAAACGTGCCAGGGTGCTGATGCTGCTGGATGTCTCGGGCTCGATGCAGGAAGATGCCGGCTCCAGCGGCCAGAGCAAGCTGGATCTGGCCAAACAGGCCGCCGCCGCCGCCCTCGGCCAGCTGTCGGACACCGACCAGGTGGGCCTCTGGACGTTCACGACCGCAATGGCGACGCCCGCGACGATCTACAGCGAGGATGTACCGATCCAGCCGCTGGCCAAGGACCGCAAGGAACTCGCCAGCGCCCTGCAGGGTCTGCAACCCCAGAACGGCACACCGTTGTATGCCGCAATCCGACTCGCGACCAAGTACATGAACGGCAGCGCGGCCCCTGATCTGATCAACGCCGTCGTCGTGCTGACCGACGGCAAGAACGAGTACACCGACGACAACCTCGACTCATTGGTCGCTGACCTGGGAAGCAGCGCGACCGAGAACGGTGTGCGGGTCTTCTCGATCGCCTACGGCGCCGACGCAGACCTGGACGTCCTGAAGAAGATCTCCCAGGCCTCACGTGCTGCGGCCTACGATGCGCGGAGGCCGGAGAGCATCACCAAGGTCTTCGGCGACGTGTTGTCCAACTTCTGA
- a CDS encoding DUF885 domain-containing protein, translated as MNVRIESPSRSPAPAGTAINQISDRFVAALAAASPMTATMLGVPGHDDRLDDLSPDGLARINALVLSTLTELRAAGSTGRRDDIARAVLLERLELDRERYESGWDHAELNVIASPLQLVRMIFDMTPRDTPGRLVVFAARMRAVPAALVGYRESLRSGASKGQVAAARQVRRCARQCVSYSTFFSSTVTGLQTGGDLVEELDAAAALADAAYAELGRFLTDELLAHAPEKDAVGRERYVLASREFLGDTVDLEQTYAWGWEQVLAIEQEMREVADRIAPGQGVRGAASVLDADPSYTVHGQDGLTAWMQDLSDRALEDLGRSHFEIPPALRALECRVAPPGGGVGAYYVSPSDDFSRPGRMWWSVEADTQEFSTWRETTTVYHEGVPGHHLQLATAVLRRDTLNDFQRLMAGTSGHAEGWALYAERLVREVGYLRSDGDLLGMLDSQLFRAARVVLDIGMHLELAIPAGTGFHEGRTWTPELGLEFLLSRTQSEAGMCRDEIDRYLGWPGQAPAYKVGERVWLQGRDAARARHGESFDAKAFHTAALNLGGMGLASLARELARL; from the coding sequence ATGAACGTCAGGATTGAATCACCCAGCCGATCGCCGGCCCCGGCGGGCACTGCGATCAACCAAATCTCCGACCGCTTCGTCGCAGCGCTGGCGGCGGCCAGCCCGATGACGGCCACCATGCTGGGTGTGCCGGGCCATGACGACCGTCTGGACGACCTGTCGCCGGACGGGCTGGCGAGGATCAACGCCCTGGTCCTCAGCACGCTGACGGAGCTCCGGGCAGCAGGATCCACCGGCCGGCGCGACGACATCGCCAGGGCCGTCCTACTGGAACGGCTGGAACTGGACCGCGAACGGTACGAATCCGGCTGGGACCACGCGGAACTGAACGTCATCGCATCTCCGCTGCAACTGGTCCGGATGATCTTCGACATGACCCCGCGCGACACGCCCGGGCGACTGGTCGTGTTCGCCGCCCGCATGCGAGCCGTCCCGGCGGCACTGGTCGGCTACCGGGAGAGCCTGCGGTCGGGGGCGTCGAAAGGACAGGTGGCGGCCGCCCGCCAGGTCCGCAGGTGTGCCCGGCAGTGCGTCTCCTACTCCACCTTCTTCAGCTCGACGGTCACCGGTCTCCAGACCGGTGGCGACTTGGTTGAGGAGCTCGACGCGGCCGCCGCGCTGGCCGACGCGGCCTATGCGGAGCTGGGCCGGTTCCTGACCGACGAACTGCTCGCGCACGCTCCGGAGAAGGACGCGGTCGGCCGCGAGCGCTACGTCCTGGCCTCCCGGGAGTTCCTGGGGGACACCGTGGATCTCGAGCAGACCTACGCCTGGGGCTGGGAGCAGGTACTGGCCATCGAGCAGGAGATGCGCGAGGTGGCCGACCGGATCGCGCCCGGACAGGGGGTTCGAGGGGCCGCCTCGGTGCTCGATGCCGATCCGTCATACACCGTGCACGGTCAGGACGGGTTGACGGCCTGGATGCAGGACCTGTCCGACCGCGCCCTGGAGGACCTGGGTCGCTCGCACTTCGAGATCCCGCCGGCACTCCGTGCCCTGGAGTGCCGGGTGGCACCGCCGGGCGGCGGTGTGGGGGCGTACTACGTCTCGCCGAGCGACGACTTCAGCCGGCCGGGCCGGATGTGGTGGTCCGTGGAGGCGGACACGCAGGAGTTCAGTACTTGGCGCGAGACCACCACCGTGTACCACGAAGGGGTGCCGGGGCATCACCTGCAACTGGCGACGGCCGTACTCCGCCGGGACACCCTGAACGACTTCCAGCGTCTGATGGCCGGCACGTCCGGTCACGCCGAGGGCTGGGCGCTGTACGCCGAGCGACTGGTCCGCGAGGTGGGATACCTCCGGAGCGACGGTGACCTGCTCGGCATGCTCGACTCGCAGCTGTTCCGGGCGGCCAGGGTGGTGCTGGACATCGGCATGCACCTGGAGCTGGCCATCCCGGCCGGCACCGGTTTTCACGAGGGCCGGACCTGGACCCCGGAGCTCGGACTGGAATTCCTGCTCTCGCGCACCCAGTCCGAGGCGGGTATGTGCAGGGACGAGATCGACCGCTATCTCGGCTGGCCTGGCCAGGCCCCGGCCTACAAGGTCGGCGAGCGGGTCTGGCTCCAGGGCAGGGACGCAGCCAGGGCGCGACACGGAGAGTCTTTCGACGCGAAGGCGTTTCACACCGCAGCGCTGAACCTGGGCGGGATGGGACTGGCATCGCTGGCCCGGGAGCTGGCGCGCCTCTGA
- a CDS encoding GNAT family N-acetyltransferase — MTSNSSTQGALAPEPLTLRNLDPAAFVSRLPELIAVYVAAMRYPDGIAAARSALWQEHSSRKGFACTVAVDQQQRIRGLTYGYTGHPGQWWYSEVQRGLRRPDSPWLVDYLELTELHVRPDSQGAGVGQLLLTALLTGRPERAVLLSTPEGTNRAWRLYRRMGFVDVLRDYRFTGDPRPFGVLGRTLPLGPPPPPHD; from the coding sequence ATGACCTCCAACTCCTCGACGCAGGGTGCACTGGCACCGGAGCCGTTGACGCTGCGGAATCTGGACCCGGCGGCCTTCGTCTCCCGGCTGCCGGAGCTGATCGCGGTCTACGTCGCCGCCATGCGCTATCCCGACGGAATCGCCGCGGCCAGGTCCGCGCTCTGGCAGGAGCACAGCAGCCGCAAGGGCTTCGCCTGCACCGTCGCGGTCGACCAGCAGCAACGCATTCGCGGCCTGACGTACGGGTACACCGGGCATCCGGGTCAGTGGTGGTACTCCGAGGTCCAACGCGGCCTGCGCCGGCCCGACTCACCCTGGCTGGTGGACTATCTCGAGCTCACCGAGCTGCACGTCCGGCCGGACAGCCAGGGCGCGGGCGTCGGCCAGCTGCTGCTGACGGCGCTCCTCACCGGTCGCCCCGAACGCGCCGTGCTGCTGTCCACCCCGGAGGGGACCAACCGGGCGTGGCGGCTGTACCGGCGGATGGGTTTCGTCGACGTCCTGCGGGACTACCGGTTCACCGGTGATCCCCGCCCGTTCGGTGTGCTCGGCCGGACCCTTCCCCTCGGGCCACCTCCACCGCCCCACGACTGA
- a CDS encoding SAV_6107 family HEPN domain-containing protein, giving the protein MNQRPAVRTGGQAGAGSAGQGRLPLAAPARPVPQAARDLLADAGRGLGRAIRADQPTDRYASAHLAALRGAAAVLATKARPGRSRQASAWELLAKLAPEFSEWAAFFAAGSAKRQAAEAGIARFINPREADDMVRQCAAFLDLVEAAL; this is encoded by the coding sequence GTGAACCAGCGCCCCGCAGTTCGTACGGGTGGCCAGGCCGGCGCCGGATCCGCCGGTCAGGGCCGGCTACCGCTGGCGGCTCCGGCCCGCCCGGTGCCGCAGGCCGCCCGGGATCTGCTGGCCGACGCCGGGCGCGGCCTCGGCCGGGCGATCAGAGCCGACCAGCCCACCGATCGCTACGCATCGGCCCATCTGGCGGCGCTCCGCGGTGCTGCGGCCGTGCTGGCGACGAAGGCGAGACCGGGTCGCTCCCGGCAGGCGAGCGCCTGGGAGCTGTTGGCCAAGCTCGCTCCCGAGTTCTCCGAGTGGGCGGCCTTCTTCGCAGCGGGCTCGGCGAAGCGGCAGGCCGCCGAGGCCGGGATCGCCCGGTTCATCAACCCCCGAGAGGCCGACGACATGGTCCGCCAGTGCGCTGCATTTCTGGACCTGGTCGAAGCCGCGCTCTGA
- a CDS encoding ParA family protein, giving the protein MLVASVLSLKGGVGKTTVTLGLVSAAIQAGVSTLLVDLDPQMNATTTVEIDDTGTTLADVLSNPRRTVVNDAIRISPWSDLLRVLPGSEAAEAHNNPDPTVKQLARLTTALSKVDPAPDLILIDCPPSLGQLTRSALVAADRAVLVTEPSLYAVTGVQRALEAVQKERLTHRHLQPLGVIVNRVRPRMTEHDYRLAELRDLFGPLVLNPVLPDRAAIQQAQGAAVPIHQWPTPGAKEIAAMFDALLDRLLRSARNRTRA; this is encoded by the coding sequence ATGTTGGTGGCCAGCGTGCTGAGTCTGAAGGGCGGGGTCGGCAAGACCACCGTCACCCTCGGTCTGGTGTCGGCGGCGATCCAGGCCGGTGTCAGCACCCTGCTGGTCGACCTCGATCCACAGATGAACGCGACCACCACCGTCGAGATCGACGACACCGGCACGACCCTCGCGGACGTCCTGTCCAACCCCCGGCGCACGGTGGTCAACGATGCGATCCGCATCTCCCCGTGGAGCGACCTGCTCCGCGTACTGCCCGGGAGCGAGGCGGCGGAGGCCCACAACAATCCCGACCCGACGGTCAAACAGCTCGCCAGACTGACCACCGCCCTGTCGAAGGTGGACCCCGCACCGGATCTCATCCTGATCGACTGCCCACCCTCCCTCGGCCAGCTGACCCGCAGTGCCCTCGTCGCAGCCGACCGCGCCGTCTTGGTCACCGAGCCGTCCCTGTACGCGGTGACGGGCGTGCAGCGAGCATTGGAAGCGGTGCAGAAGGAGCGGTTGACCCACCGGCACCTGCAGCCACTCGGAGTGATCGTCAATCGCGTGCGTCCCCGGATGACGGAGCACGACTACCGGCTGGCGGAACTCCGCGACCTGTTCGGCCCACTCGTCCTGAACCCGGTGCTGCCGGATCGGGCTGCGATCCAGCAGGCCCAGGGTGCGGCCGTGCCGATCCACCAGTGGCCGACCCCGGGCGCCAAGGAAATCGCTGCCATGTTCGACGCGCTCCTGGACCGCCTGCTGCGATCGGCCCGGAACAGGACGAGGGCCTGA
- a CDS encoding bifunctional 2-polyprenyl-6-hydroxyphenol methylase/3-demethylubiquinol 3-O-methyltransferase UbiG — protein sequence MNAVSRTATPDPVEHALVALAGRVPSGVVIDVGGGSGTRAVPLARMGCTVLVVDSSIDALAILRRRAVDAGVADRITAIQGDAVALSRAVPAGQADLVLCHHLLETVEDPAAAVAGIAGALKPDGRASILVAGRFAAVLSQAVAGRFGDAAAILADPDGRFGPLDPLRRRFDVASLRTLLARGGLAVESMAGIGIVSGLIPGGVRPSNQLHEPRLAGLEEALSAHDELREIAADLHAVAFPAGG from the coding sequence ATGAACGCGGTATCGCGCACGGCCACGCCTGATCCGGTGGAACATGCCCTGGTCGCGCTGGCCGGGCGGGTGCCGTCGGGGGTGGTGATCGACGTGGGCGGCGGCAGTGGGACGCGGGCGGTGCCGTTGGCGCGGATGGGCTGCACGGTCCTGGTCGTCGACTCGTCGATCGACGCACTGGCCATCCTGCGGCGGCGGGCGGTGGATGCCGGCGTCGCCGATCGCATCACCGCGATCCAGGGGGACGCTGTCGCGCTCTCGCGAGCCGTGCCCGCCGGCCAGGCAGATCTGGTGCTGTGCCATCACCTGCTGGAGACCGTCGAGGACCCGGCGGCCGCCGTCGCCGGAATCGCGGGAGCCCTCAAGCCGGACGGACGGGCGTCCATCCTGGTCGCCGGGCGGTTCGCCGCAGTGCTCTCGCAGGCGGTTGCCGGCCGGTTCGGCGATGCCGCGGCGATCCTGGCCGATCCGGATGGCCGGTTCGGTCCGCTGGACCCACTGCGGCGGAGGTTCGACGTCGCGAGTCTCCGGACCCTCCTGGCGCGAGGCGGTCTCGCGGTGGAGTCGATGGCCGGCATCGGCATCGTCTCCGGTCTCATCCCGGGGGGCGTCCGGCCGTCCAACCAGCTCCACGAGCCGCGGCTGGCCGGGCTGGAGGAGGCGCTCTCCGCGCACGACGAGTTGCGGGAGATCGCGGCCGATCTGCACGCCGTCGCGTTTCCCGCGGGCGGCTAG